The DNA segment GCTATCGTTCCTAGCTACTCCCGAGAACAGTTGAAAACCCGCATCGTTCATCTCGGTTTTGGGGCTTTTCACCGCGCTCATCAGGCCGTGTATGCCGACCAATTAGCCGCCGATCACCAGAGTGACTGGGGCTACGGCGAAGTGAATCTGATCGGCGGTGAGCAACAGATCCTCGATTTACGCCACCAGCACAATCTCTTCAGCGTGGCAGAAATGTCGGAGCAAAGCTGGCAGTGCCGTGTGGTAGCAATTGTTCGCGAGGCGTTACACGTTCAGCTTGATGGATTAGATCGGGTTATGAACATGCTCTGCCAGCCGGACGTGGCTATCGTCTCGCTGACGATTACCGAGAAAGGCTATTGCCACCATCCCGCCAGCGGCAGGCTTGATCTCGACCATCCGTTGATAGCACACGATATTGAACATCCGCAGCAACCACAGTCGGCAGCGGGCGTTATCGTTGCGGCGCTAGCACAACGACGCGAGCTGGGCTTACCTGCATTCACCGTGATGTCATGCGACAACATGCCCGAGAATGGCCATGTTACCCACGACGTTGTCTGCGGGCTGGCGGCGGCGCAGTCGCCAGAGCTGGCGAAATGGATTGAGCAGAACGTCACGTTCCCTTCTACCATGGTCGATCGTATTGTTCCTGCCGTCACCGCCGAAACGCTTGATCAAATCGCCCTTCAACTTGGCGTACGCGATCCCGCAGGCGTCGCCTGCGAACCCTTTAGGCAGTGGGTCATTGAAGATAATTTTGTCGCCGGTCGCCCAGCATGGGAACGGGTTGGCGCAGAGTTGGTCAACAACGTGTTGCCTTATGAAGAGATGAAGCTACGCATGCTGAACGGCAGCCACTCGTTTTTAGCCTATTTAGGCTATCTGGCGGGGTATGCACATATTAATGACTGCATGCAGGACGAAAACTATCGTCGCGCCGCACGGGCACTGATGCTGAATGAACAAGCTCCCACGCTCAACGTTCCCAACGTGGATTTGCAGGCATACGCCGATTCGCTTATCACACGTTATTCAAACACGGCACTTAAGCACCGCACATGGCAAATTGCGATGGACGGCAGCCAAAAGCTACCTCAGCGCATGCTCGACTCTGTGCGCTGGCATCTGGCACACGGTTCCCGCTTTGACCTGCTCGCGTTAGGTATTGCAGGTTGGATGCGTTATGTCAGCGGCATTGATGAACACGGGCAGCCCATTGAGATTAGCGATCCGCTGCTGGTTGATATTCAGCGCTGTGCACAAAACTCAGCGGAAGGGCATGCAAGAGTATCAGCACTGCTTTCTCTCGAGGCCATATTTGGTACTGATTTACCTCAAAATTCTGAATTTGTGCGGGCGATAGACGCGGCGTATACCTTGTTATTAGCGCGGGGGGCAAAAGACAGCGTTGCCCACACGTTGAAATCAACGGTTCGTTAGTTTTCTGGCCCGCCCCCGCGGGCCTTTCTTAAAAGCATTCCCCTCCCGCCGTCACCATGCTCACAAGATTTAGGCAAATTTCTGCCTGAATGCTGTTAAAATGCAGACACTTTATTTAAAACCCGACGATCTCACACGTATGCCGATGTCTACACCTCAGCAGAACTACGACCTTAATGGCACTGTTCCAGTGAACCAGCAAATCTATCGCTACCTGCGTAAAGATATTGTTGAATGCACCATTCCTCCCGGTACGCTGCTTTCAGAGAAAGAGATCTCGGCACGGTTTAACGTTTCACGCCAGCCGGTGCGCGAAGCATTTATCAAACTGGCGGAAAACGGATTAGTACAGATCCTGCCGCAGCGCGGGACCTTTGTGCAGAAAATATCGGTGAAGCGCGTCGCTGACGGACGTTTTATTCGCAGCGCGATCGAATGCAGCATTGCACGTCGCGCCGCAGAGCTGGCAACCCCCAGCCAATTGCTGCTGCTTGAGCACAGCATTAGCCGTCAAAAACTGGCCGCGCAGCATCAACAAACCAGCGAGTTTTTAGCCTTGGACGATCAGTTCCATCAGCTACTGACCGACATAGCGGATTGCCCTCTGGCATGGGAAACCATTGAGAACATCAAGGCGACGATGGACCGAGTGCGTTTTCTCACCTTAAGCAAAGTCTCACCGCCGGAAAGCCTGATCAGCCAGCACGAAAAAATCTATCAGGCGATCGCCAAAGGTGACGCCGACGCCGCGGAAGAGGCCGTGCTGGCACATCTACAACAGATGATTCACACCATTACGCCGATTGAACAGCAAAACAAAGAGTGGTTCGAATAGCGTTAAGCGCTGCTGTCCTTTCAGGCTGACAGCGGCAAGCCTCACTTTTTCTCCCTTCACCTAGAGCTGATGCAATAAAGCATGTATTGTACCGGCTGGCTGTAAGCAAACCGCTAATATCTTGTTAAGTAATTTCACTCATTGCTCGAGGCCTTTGCCTGAGCCAAGACGGGAGTTCACCATGACTGATATCGCTAAGTTGTTAGGTAAAGAAGCCGATTCACTGCTCCAACATCGCTGCACCACCCTACCCGCTGAACAGTTTTACCTTCCCGGAGCGGACTTCGTTGACCGCGTCATGATCGATAACAACCGCTCTCCGCGCGTGCTGACCGCCATGCAGAATCTGTACAACACTGGCCGTTTAGCCGGAACAGGCTATTTGTCGATTCTGCCAGTCGATCAGGGCGTTGAGCATTCAGCGGGTGCCTCTTTCGCAGCAAACCCGCTCTATTTTGATCCTAAAAATATCGTAGAACTGGCGCTTGAGGCGGGCTGCAACTGCGTGGCTTCAACCTACGGCGTGTTGGCTTCTGTATCGCGCCGCTATGCGCATAAGATTCCGTTCCTCGTTAAACTTAACCATAACGAAACCCTAAGCTATCCTACGCAGTATGACCAAACGCTGTATGCCAGCGTCGA comes from the Hafnia alvei genome and includes:
- a CDS encoding GntR family transcriptional regulator — protein: MSTPQQNYDLNGTVPVNQQIYRYLRKDIVECTIPPGTLLSEKEISARFNVSRQPVREAFIKLAENGLVQILPQRGTFVQKISVKRVADGRFIRSAIECSIARRAAELATPSQLLLLEHSISRQKLAAQHQQTSEFLALDDQFHQLLTDIADCPLAWETIENIKATMDRVRFLTLSKVSPPESLISQHEKIYQAIAKGDADAAEEAVLAHLQQMIHTITPIEQQNKEWFE
- a CDS encoding mannitol dehydrogenase family protein: MKNDLLQANAIVPSYSREQLKTRIVHLGFGAFHRAHQAVYADQLAADHQSDWGYGEVNLIGGEQQILDLRHQHNLFSVAEMSEQSWQCRVVAIVREALHVQLDGLDRVMNMLCQPDVAIVSLTITEKGYCHHPASGRLDLDHPLIAHDIEHPQQPQSAAGVIVAALAQRRELGLPAFTVMSCDNMPENGHVTHDVVCGLAAAQSPELAKWIEQNVTFPSTMVDRIVPAVTAETLDQIALQLGVRDPAGVACEPFRQWVIEDNFVAGRPAWERVGAELVNNVLPYEEMKLRMLNGSHSFLAYLGYLAGYAHINDCMQDENYRRAARALMLNEQAPTLNVPNVDLQAYADSLITRYSNTALKHRTWQIAMDGSQKLPQRMLDSVRWHLAHGSRFDLLALGIAGWMRYVSGIDEHGQPIEISDPLLVDIQRCAQNSAEGHARVSALLSLEAIFGTDLPQNSEFVRAIDAAYTLLLARGAKDSVAHTLKSTVR